A part of Larkinella insperata genomic DNA contains:
- a CDS encoding c-type cytochrome, whose amino-acid sequence MLRKILKWTGLVLGSLIVLLLIGYLFISNNIASRIDKTYQFAAESLAIPTDTATIQRGKHLAVIKGCTDCHGDNLGGKIMIDDPALGRLVSTNLTDGQGGLPADYSTTDWLRAMRHGVGRDGKPLLFMPSHETTLLSQQDMAAIIAYCQQVPDVANDLPTNDLGPVVNIMTYLDKMPLLSVEKIDHKLPMVAKVDSTEGIAQGKYLAVSCSGCHRPTFKGGDPVAPGFPPVPDLTLTGNPGKWTKDQFIATLRTGKTPSGHQINNDNMPWKMTAQYTDKELASLYQFFHSLN is encoded by the coding sequence ATGCTACGCAAAATTTTGAAATGGACCGGCCTGGTGCTGGGGTCCCTGATCGTCCTGCTCCTGATTGGCTATCTATTTATTTCCAACAACATCGCCAGCCGAATCGACAAAACGTACCAATTTGCTGCGGAAAGCCTGGCCATTCCGACCGATACGGCCACCATCCAGCGGGGTAAGCACCTGGCCGTGATCAAAGGCTGCACCGACTGCCACGGCGACAATCTGGGCGGAAAAATCATGATCGACGATCCGGCACTGGGTCGGCTGGTCTCGACCAACCTGACCGACGGCCAGGGCGGCCTCCCGGCCGATTACAGCACCACCGACTGGCTACGGGCCATGCGCCACGGCGTTGGCCGCGACGGAAAACCGTTGCTGTTTATGCCCTCGCACGAAACCACGCTGCTTTCCCAGCAGGACATGGCCGCCATCATTGCTTACTGCCAGCAGGTACCCGACGTTGCCAACGACCTGCCAACGAACGATCTTGGCCCGGTGGTCAATATCATGACTTACCTGGACAAAATGCCGCTGCTGTCGGTCGAGAAAATCGACCACAAGCTGCCGATGGTCGCCAAAGTCGACTCAACCGAAGGCATTGCGCAGGGTAAATACCTGGCGGTTTCGTGCAGCGGTTGCCACCGGCCCACGTTCAAGGGGGGCGATCCGGTTGCGCCCGGCTTTCCGCCCGTACCGGACCTGACCCTGACCGGCAACCCCGGCAAATGGACAAAAGACCAGTTCATTGCCACGCTCCGAACCGGTAAAACCCCCAGCGGTCACCAGATTAACAACGACAACATGCCCTGGAAAATGACGGCTCAGTACACCGACAAGGAGCTGGCGTCCCTCTACCAATTCTTTCACTCCCTCAACTAA
- a CDS encoding DUF2278 family protein, producing the protein MPLDRYGILKGKAIDSKPGSTRSNHFQVHIRANGESHRIAINVYSSDTRNRELQFLVLDPFQHPICDRIKDLPEGFTPVPSQPGGMALDFIRGNLFDISRMQILPPSQDGPDNDLNDKIGFYISQAINRQADVYAFGQKWGPEPERPDQYFQFEPGNGIHDIHMNQGNPPGRYEGDNGVWQDGGVLIHFPEENRWIAYFLKFQSQTVHSEDGGGENPGGTPIDTDPGNQPEVTKGVRILAALVNPAPEDVGHEQVLLFNPLAAAISLKGWGLLDSQKKKETLATELASGATLVVRLTGQNARLSNQGGILTLVDEAGLKIHGVSYTKEQARPENEWVVF; encoded by the coding sequence ATGCCACTTGATCGTTACGGTATCCTGAAAGGGAAAGCCATTGATTCGAAACCCGGGAGCACCCGGAGCAACCATTTTCAGGTCCACATCCGGGCCAACGGTGAAAGTCACCGCATCGCGATCAACGTTTATTCGAGCGATACGCGCAACCGTGAACTGCAATTTCTGGTGCTCGATCCGTTTCAGCATCCCATCTGCGACCGTATCAAGGACCTGCCGGAAGGCTTCACCCCCGTACCGTCTCAACCCGGCGGGATGGCGCTGGACTTTATCCGGGGCAATCTGTTCGACATCAGCCGGATGCAGATTCTACCGCCTTCGCAGGATGGACCTGATAATGATCTGAATGACAAAATCGGTTTTTACATCAGCCAGGCCATCAACCGGCAGGCCGATGTGTATGCCTTCGGGCAGAAGTGGGGGCCGGAACCGGAGCGCCCTGACCAGTATTTTCAGTTCGAACCCGGCAACGGTATTCACGACATCCACATGAACCAGGGAAACCCGCCGGGTCGCTACGAAGGGGACAACGGCGTCTGGCAGGATGGCGGGGTGCTGATTCACTTTCCCGAAGAAAACCGCTGGATTGCTTATTTTCTCAAATTTCAGTCGCAGACGGTTCACTCGGAAGACGGCGGGGGCGAAAATCCGGGTGGTACACCCATTGATACCGACCCCGGCAACCAGCCCGAGGTGACGAAAGGTGTTCGGATTCTGGCGGCTCTGGTGAATCCGGCCCCCGAAGATGTTGGGCACGAGCAGGTGTTGCTCTTTAATCCGCTGGCTGCTGCCATCTCGCTCAAAGGCTGGGGCTTGCTGGATTCGCAGAAAAAGAAAGAAACGCTCGCTACCGAACTCGCATCCGGTGCCACGCTGGTGGTGCGGCTGACGGGGCAAAACGCCCGCCTGTCGAACCAGGGCGGAATTCTGACACTGGTGGACGAAGCCGGGTTGAAAATTCACGGCGTTAGCTACACCAAAGAGCAGGCCCGCCCGGAAAATGAGTGGGTCGTTTTTTAG
- a CDS encoding PQQ-dependent sugar dehydrogenase, with protein sequence MTKILPILLAGSALAFTACGKNTSETSEVAKTDTTKAPVETKAPNTNYKPAFAGQTRIGGVKSRTAYEGKVLTSELKNPWGITSLPDGRFIITEKSGSMRIATTAGALSAPIAGIPKVNSDGQGGLLGIRLDPAFEQNRMVYWVFSESLPEGNLTAVAKGKLAADEKKIEGATVIYRATPAYKGTLHYGGRIVFDKDGNLIISTGERSDKVTRPQAQALNSSLGKVIRITKDGKPVAGNPFQGQANAKPELYSYGHRNVQGLAFHPVTGDLWEVEFGPRGGDELNRIQPGKNYGWPTITYGIEYSGEKIGAPIQQKEGMEQPVYYWDPVVSPSGMTFYNSDRIPEWKNNLFIGGLSSMHIVRLVIENNKVVGEERLLEDEGQRFRDVTQGKDGALYAVTDQGRLYRIDKK encoded by the coding sequence ATGACTAAAATTCTGCCCATACTTCTTGCCGGAAGTGCGCTTGCTTTTACGGCTTGCGGAAAAAATACTTCCGAGACATCGGAAGTGGCTAAAACGGACACCACCAAGGCGCCGGTAGAAACCAAAGCGCCCAATACAAACTACAAACCCGCCTTTGCGGGCCAAACCCGGATTGGCGGGGTAAAATCGCGGACGGCTTACGAAGGAAAAGTGCTGACCAGCGAACTCAAAAATCCCTGGGGCATCACGAGCCTGCCCGATGGCCGATTCATCATTACCGAAAAGTCGGGAAGCATGCGCATCGCAACCACGGCCGGTGCCCTGAGCGCTCCCATCGCCGGTATTCCAAAAGTTAATTCCGATGGGCAGGGCGGGTTGCTTGGCATCCGGCTCGACCCGGCTTTTGAGCAGAACCGGATGGTTTACTGGGTGTTTTCGGAATCGCTGCCCGAAGGAAACCTGACGGCGGTTGCTAAAGGTAAACTTGCGGCCGACGAGAAGAAGATTGAGGGAGCTACGGTGATTTACCGGGCTACTCCGGCTTACAAAGGCACGCTCCACTACGGCGGACGGATTGTTTTCGACAAAGACGGCAACCTGATCATCAGCACCGGAGAGCGTTCGGATAAAGTGACCCGGCCGCAGGCGCAAGCATTAAATTCAAGCCTGGGGAAAGTGATCCGGATCACCAAAGACGGTAAACCGGTAGCCGGCAATCCGTTCCAGGGGCAGGCCAACGCCAAACCGGAACTGTATTCGTACGGCCACCGGAACGTGCAGGGACTGGCGTTTCACCCGGTAACCGGCGATCTGTGGGAGGTTGAATTTGGCCCGCGCGGTGGCGATGAACTCAACCGGATTCAGCCGGGTAAAAACTACGGATGGCCGACCATTACCTACGGAATTGAATACAGTGGCGAAAAAATAGGTGCGCCCATTCAGCAGAAAGAGGGAATGGAGCAACCGGTTTATTACTGGGATCCCGTCGTTTCGCCGAGCGGTATGACCTTCTACAACAGCGATCGCATTCCGGAGTGGAAAAACAACCTGTTCATCGGCGGTCTGAGCAGCATGCACATCGTACGGCTGGTGATTGAAAACAACAAAGTAGTCGGTGAAGAAAGACTGCTGGAGGATGAAGGACAGCGTTTCCGGGATGTTACTCAGGGCAAAGACGGCGCTCTGTACGCGGTTACCGACCAGGGTAGGTTATACCGGATAGACAAAAAATAA
- a CDS encoding FAD-dependent oxidoreductase, with the protein MRYVLIICFNLLIINSVLAQQAVDICVYGGTSGGVIAAYTTRKAGKTVLLIEPGKHLGGMTSGGLGLTDIGNKYAITGLARDYYRRIGQHYGKFEQWIFEPHVAEDLFKEYVKRGNVNVLLSHRLASVRKSGGRIQEITLENSDNPSAKRTVRAKMFIDCSYEGDLMAQAGVSYFVGREANAKYNETLSGVQLMTGHQLPDGIDPYKTPGNPDSGLLWGVSPAKLEPNGTGDTKVQAYNYRICLTSDPANQVPITRPAGYDSTKFDLLVRLIAAQPQKRTLNDYFIWSGMPNQKTDINNRNGFSTDMIGMNYEYPDGSYQQRAQIIRDHELYTKSLLYFFGHDPRVPQELRQEMRKWGYPKDEYTDTGHWSPQLYVREARRMVGAYVMTQANCQGKEVVEDGVGMAAYTMDSHNIQRIVIEKDGKKMAKNEGNVEVGGFGPYPIAYRALIPKENECQNLLVPVCLSASHIAYGSIRMEPVFMVLGQSTALAAVMAIDGNTSVQRIDVPKLQQRLKADPLADGSTPEMLVDNENPALTATTGSWRLENKSKAGYGPSYLVHEGAGAEGASVRFTPEVVKAGKYRLYTYFPRLAKSASEVTITVFDGKVRRTIPIKPAEIVVVGQTSGEWVALGEYELPKGKTASVDIAARQADGPVVADAVLFVPAF; encoded by the coding sequence ATGCGCTACGTTCTTATTATTTGTTTCAACCTGCTCATTATTAACTCGGTCCTTGCGCAGCAAGCGGTGGATATCTGCGTCTACGGCGGCACCTCGGGCGGGGTCATTGCAGCTTATACTACCCGCAAAGCCGGTAAAACCGTGCTCCTGATCGAACCCGGTAAGCACCTGGGCGGCATGACCTCGGGCGGCCTGGGCCTCACCGACATCGGCAACAAATACGCCATCACGGGTCTGGCCCGCGATTACTACCGGCGCATTGGTCAGCATTACGGTAAGTTTGAACAGTGGATTTTTGAGCCCCACGTGGCCGAAGACCTGTTCAAAGAGTATGTGAAACGCGGCAACGTAAATGTCCTGCTTTCGCACCGGCTGGCCAGTGTCAGGAAAAGCGGGGGCCGGATTCAGGAAATCACGCTGGAGAATTCGGATAATCCGTCGGCCAAACGCACGGTTCGGGCCAAAATGTTTATTGACTGCTCCTACGAAGGCGATCTGATGGCCCAGGCCGGGGTGTCGTACTTTGTGGGCCGGGAAGCCAATGCAAAATACAACGAAACGCTCAGCGGGGTGCAACTGATGACGGGCCACCAACTGCCCGACGGCATCGATCCCTACAAAACACCGGGCAATCCGGATTCCGGGCTGCTCTGGGGCGTCAGCCCGGCGAAACTGGAACCCAACGGCACCGGCGACACCAAAGTCCAAGCGTACAACTACCGCATTTGCCTGACTTCCGATCCCGCCAACCAGGTGCCCATCACCCGCCCGGCGGGCTACGATTCTACCAAATTCGACTTGTTGGTGCGGCTCATTGCGGCCCAGCCGCAGAAACGGACGCTCAACGATTATTTCATCTGGAGTGGGATGCCCAACCAGAAAACCGATATCAACAACCGCAACGGTTTTTCAACGGATATGATCGGGATGAATTACGAATACCCCGACGGCAGTTACCAGCAACGGGCGCAGATCATCCGCGATCACGAATTATACACCAAAAGCCTGCTGTACTTCTTCGGCCACGATCCGCGGGTGCCGCAGGAACTCCGGCAGGAAATGCGCAAGTGGGGCTATCCCAAAGACGAGTACACGGATACCGGCCACTGGTCCCCGCAGTTGTACGTGCGGGAAGCGCGCCGGATGGTCGGGGCGTATGTGATGACGCAGGCCAATTGTCAGGGCAAAGAAGTGGTGGAGGATGGGGTAGGAATGGCGGCTTACACGATGGATTCGCACAACATTCAGCGGATTGTCATTGAGAAAGACGGCAAGAAGATGGCAAAGAACGAGGGCAACGTGGAGGTGGGCGGTTTTGGTCCCTATCCGATCGCTTACCGGGCGTTGATTCCGAAGGAAAACGAGTGCCAGAACCTGCTGGTGCCGGTTTGTCTGTCGGCTTCGCACATTGCCTACGGGTCGATCCGCATGGAGCCGGTATTTATGGTTCTGGGCCAGTCAACGGCTTTGGCGGCCGTCATGGCGATTGACGGCAACACCAGTGTGCAGCGAATTGACGTACCGAAACTGCAACAGCGCCTGAAGGCCGATCCGCTGGCCGACGGCAGCACGCCCGAAATGCTGGTGGATAATGAAAACCCGGCCCTGACGGCAACCACGGGTTCGTGGCGGCTGGAAAACAAGAGCAAAGCCGGCTACGGACCTTCGTACCTGGTTCACGAAGGTGCGGGTGCGGAGGGGGCGTCGGTGCGGTTTACGCCGGAGGTGGTCAAGGCTGGTAAATACCGTCTTTACACGTATTTTCCGCGGCTGGCCAAAAGCGCCAGCGAAGTGACGATCACGGTGTTTGACGGAAAAGTGCGCAGGACAATTCCGATCAAACCGGCGGAAATCGTGGTGGTGGGCCAGACCTCCGGCGAATGGGTTGCGCTGGGGGAGTACGAATTGCCCAAAGGCAAAACCGCATCGGTTGACATTGCGGCCCGGCAAGCCGACGGACCGGTGGTGGCCGATGCCGTTCTGTTTGTTCCGGCGTTTTGA
- a CDS encoding PVC-type heme-binding CxxCH protein: MSKPRKRSLIGLLTAVGLALIAFSAFQVNESKTLQIKKGAHIVLLGNNLGSRMMNYGAFETEMQVRYPDNQLFIRNMCDGGDTPGFRPHASRNSPWAFPGAEKFQTEYANPSQSEGHFDAPDQWLTRLKTDIIVAFFGYNESFQGKANLDNYKAELDAFVKWTLSQKYNGVSAPQLALVSPIAFEDLSAKFDLPNGKKENANLALYTNAMKEVAEQNNVLFVDAFTPSQQWYAASKEDLTIDGSQLNEAGYQKLGLLLADQLFGKVAPKAQANRKLVHDMVMEKNWMWHNDFKIPNGVHVYGRRYNPFGPDNYPAEIQKIREMTDIRDQAIWLAASKGEKTDLAAADKNTSPLPPVKTNFNPEKNGSLTYLYGNDALAKLKVPQGYKIELFATEQEFPNLAKPMQMSFDSKGRLWVACMPSYPHYKPGDTKPNDKIIILEDTNGDNKADKETVFADGLHLPLGFEIAKEGVYVSQGTNLKLFTDTNGDNKADKVEILLSGFDDHDTHHNSHAFTVDPSGAIYSGEGVFLHTNVETSYGPVRATNGGFYRYAPQLKKLERTAQLSIPNPWGIAFDDWGQPFFAETSSPDVRWMMPGSVFPRYGQATHKSAQLVEEAHRVRPTSGLEFVSSRHFPDELQGDFLINNTIGFLGTKEHTLVDDGTGYKSKHRMDLVVSDDRNFRPVDMEFAPDGSLYLIDWHNILIGHMQHNARDPLRDHSHGRVYRITYPSRPLVKPAKIDGASIDELFENLKLPEYRTRYRTRRELRGRDANQVLAKLKTWVAKLDKNDPRYEHHLLEGLWVSWGMNKVDQPLLRQMLKARDYHARAAAVQVVRYTGHQVADQADLLMQAARDDNGRVRLAAIVAASWIGPEKGLPILDEAAKKPLDEWMVHAHATAVAHLKGENVKPLKEKVVASSLKGAELALYNQGKEIYGKEGYCVTCHQADGKGLAASGFPPLTGTNWVTGNQERLIKLALKGLLGPIEVQGKNYPGQVPMTPFGGLLKDDELAAVLTYVRNSFGNQAAAISPEQVKKVRMATENKKDFYSPDQLLKEHPMEK, encoded by the coding sequence ATGTCTAAACCCAGAAAAAGAAGCCTTATTGGACTGCTCACCGCAGTTGGATTGGCGCTGATCGCATTCAGTGCGTTTCAGGTGAATGAATCTAAAACCTTACAGATCAAAAAAGGAGCGCACATTGTGCTGCTGGGTAACAACCTGGGGTCGCGCATGATGAACTACGGTGCCTTCGAAACCGAGATGCAGGTTCGGTATCCGGATAACCAGCTCTTCATCCGTAACATGTGCGACGGGGGCGATACGCCCGGCTTTCGTCCGCACGCCAGCCGCAACTCGCCCTGGGCTTTCCCGGGTGCCGAAAAATTTCAGACCGAATACGCCAACCCGTCCCAGAGCGAGGGGCATTTCGATGCACCCGACCAATGGCTGACCCGCCTGAAAACCGACATCATCGTGGCTTTTTTCGGTTACAACGAATCGTTTCAGGGCAAAGCAAACCTGGACAACTACAAAGCCGAGCTGGATGCGTTTGTTAAATGGACGCTGAGCCAGAAGTACAACGGCGTTTCAGCTCCGCAGCTGGCCCTGGTGTCGCCCATCGCCTTCGAAGATTTGTCGGCCAAGTTTGACCTGCCCAACGGCAAGAAGGAAAACGCAAACCTGGCGCTGTACACCAACGCCATGAAGGAAGTGGCCGAGCAGAATAACGTATTGTTTGTGGATGCCTTCACGCCGTCGCAGCAGTGGTATGCCGCCAGCAAGGAGGATTTAACCATTGACGGTTCGCAGTTGAACGAAGCGGGTTATCAAAAACTGGGCCTGCTGCTGGCCGATCAGCTGTTTGGGAAAGTGGCCCCCAAGGCCCAGGCCAATCGTAAGCTGGTGCATGATATGGTGATGGAGAAAAACTGGATGTGGCACAACGACTTCAAAATTCCGAACGGTGTGCACGTCTACGGTCGCCGGTACAATCCGTTTGGCCCCGACAACTACCCCGCCGAAATTCAGAAAATCCGGGAAATGACCGACATCCGGGATCAGGCCATTTGGCTGGCAGCATCGAAGGGCGAAAAAACAGATTTGGCCGCGGCCGATAAAAACACATCTCCACTGCCGCCCGTAAAAACCAACTTTAACCCGGAGAAAAACGGTAGCCTGACGTACCTCTACGGCAACGACGCACTGGCGAAACTGAAAGTGCCTCAGGGCTACAAAATTGAGCTTTTTGCCACCGAACAGGAATTTCCGAATTTGGCCAAACCGATGCAGATGTCGTTCGACAGCAAAGGACGGCTCTGGGTGGCGTGTATGCCGAGCTACCCGCACTACAAACCCGGTGACACCAAGCCGAACGATAAAATCATTATTCTGGAAGACACCAACGGCGACAACAAAGCCGATAAGGAGACGGTTTTTGCCGACGGGCTGCACCTGCCGCTGGGCTTCGAAATTGCCAAGGAGGGCGTTTACGTTTCGCAGGGAACCAACCTGAAACTTTTTACCGACACCAACGGCGACAACAAGGCCGACAAGGTTGAAATTCTGCTGAGCGGTTTTGACGACCACGACACCCACCACAACAGCCACGCCTTTACGGTCGATCCGTCCGGGGCCATCTACTCGGGCGAGGGCGTGTTTCTGCATACCAACGTCGAAACGTCCTACGGGCCGGTTCGGGCGACCAACGGCGGTTTTTACCGGTATGCACCGCAGCTAAAAAAACTGGAGCGGACGGCGCAGCTCTCCATTCCGAACCCCTGGGGCATTGCCTTCGACGACTGGGGGCAACCGTTTTTTGCCGAAACCTCCAGCCCCGATGTGCGCTGGATGATGCCGGGGTCGGTGTTTCCGCGCTACGGACAGGCCACGCACAAGTCGGCCCAGTTGGTCGAGGAGGCCCACCGGGTCCGCCCGACGTCTGGTCTGGAGTTTGTGTCGAGCCGTCACTTCCCGGATGAGCTGCAGGGCGATTTCCTGATCAACAACACCATCGGATTTCTGGGAACGAAGGAACACACGCTGGTCGACGATGGCACGGGCTACAAAAGCAAACACCGCATGGATCTGGTTGTGAGCGATGACCGCAATTTTCGTCCGGTTGACATGGAGTTTGCCCCCGACGGTTCGCTGTACCTCATTGACTGGCACAACATCCTGATTGGCCACATGCAGCACAACGCCCGCGACCCCCTGCGCGACCACTCGCACGGACGGGTTTACCGGATTACGTACCCGTCGCGGCCGCTGGTGAAACCGGCTAAAATTGACGGAGCCAGCATTGACGAACTTTTTGAAAACCTGAAACTGCCCGAATACCGGACCCGCTACCGGACCCGGCGCGAACTGCGCGGACGGGATGCAAACCAGGTGCTGGCTAAACTTAAAACCTGGGTTGCCAAACTGGATAAAAACGATCCCCGCTACGAACACCATCTGCTGGAAGGGTTGTGGGTAAGCTGGGGCATGAACAAAGTAGACCAGCCGCTGCTGCGGCAAATGCTGAAGGCCAGGGATTACCACGCCCGGGCTGCGGCCGTGCAGGTGGTGCGGTATACGGGTCATCAGGTGGCCGACCAGGCTGACCTGCTCATGCAGGCTGCCCGCGATGACAACGGCCGGGTTCGGCTGGCTGCCATCGTAGCCGCTTCCTGGATCGGGCCCGAAAAAGGGTTACCCATCCTGGACGAAGCCGCCAAGAAACCGTTGGACGAGTGGATGGTTCACGCCCACGCCACCGCCGTGGCCCACCTGAAGGGCGAGAACGTGAAACCGTTGAAGGAGAAAGTGGTGGCTTCCAGCCTGAAAGGGGCCGAACTGGCGCTGTACAACCAGGGCAAGGAAATCTACGGCAAGGAAGGCTACTGCGTCACCTGCCACCAGGCCGACGGCAAAGGGCTGGCGGCTTCCGGTTTCCCCCCGCTGACGGGTACCAACTGGGTAACCGGTAACCAGGAACGGTTGATCAAACTGGCGCTGAAAGGGCTTCTGGGACCGATTGAAGTGCAGGGCAAAAACTACCCCGGTCAGGTTCCGATGACGCCGTTTGGCGGGCTGCTTAAGGATGACGAGCTGGCCGCGGTTCTTACGTACGTGCGGAATTCATTCGGCAACCAGGCCGCGGCCATTTCGCCGGAGCAGGTCAAAAAAGTCAGGATGGCTACCGAAAACAAAAAGGATTTCTACTCCCCGGATCAGTTGCTGAAAGAACATCCGATGGAGAAATAA